In the Chroococcidiopsis sp. SAG 2025 genome, one interval contains:
- a CDS encoding NAD(P)H-quinone oxidoreductase subunit F, with protein sequence MTQFLFINSWWVPFYGLIGAVLTLPWAMGIVRRTGPRPAAYLNLLMTVVAFIHSVILFRDMWNQEPQSFLFTWFKAADLDLSFALDVSPVTLGAAVLITGLSLLAQVYALGYMEKDYAIARFFALMGFFEAALSGLALSDSLILSYALLEMLTLSTYLLVGFWYAQPLVVTAARDAFLTKRVGDILLLMGVVTLASFAGSLNFSDLNEWAQTAQLSPLTSTLLGIALIAAPAGKCAQFPLHLWLDEAMEGPNPASVLRNSMVVSGGAYLLFKLQPVLALSPVASEALVILGTVTAIGASLVSIAQIDIKRALSHSTSAYMGLVFLSVGLQQGGVALMLLFTHAIAKALLFMSAGSIIATTHTQDLTEMGGLWSRMPATTTAFVVGAAGLVTLIPLGSFWAMVQWANGFWIVSPWVVGVLLVVNGLTTLNLTRVFRLVFWGDPQPKTRRAPEVMWHMALPMVSLTIVTLLVPLMLQQWGLLPSWENINWQAVTLLMASSGLGLAIGSTIYLHKAWSRPVQLQWRFLQDLLGYDFYVDEVYKVTVVLAVNSISKISAWIDRYVLDGLVNLVGIVTIFSGQSLKYTISGQSQAYMLTILLGVGLLGLIISWSLGYIFQ encoded by the coding sequence ATGACGCAGTTTTTATTCATAAATAGTTGGTGGGTTCCCTTCTATGGCTTGATTGGTGCAGTCCTCACCTTACCTTGGGCAATGGGAATAGTGCGTCGCACTGGACCTAGACCTGCCGCTTACCTGAATTTATTAATGACTGTGGTAGCTTTTATCCACAGCGTTATCCTCTTCAGGGATATGTGGAATCAAGAGCCACAGAGCTTTCTCTTTACCTGGTTCAAAGCTGCGGACTTAGATTTATCTTTTGCGTTGGACGTGTCGCCAGTCACCCTTGGTGCAGCAGTTCTCATTACTGGTTTGAGCCTGTTGGCACAAGTTTACGCCTTGGGTTACATGGAAAAAGACTATGCCATAGCGCGGTTTTTTGCCTTGATGGGATTTTTTGAGGCAGCGCTATCTGGCTTAGCTTTAAGCGATTCCTTGATCCTTAGCTATGCATTGTTGGAGATGCTGACGCTTTCCACATATTTACTGGTAGGCTTTTGGTACGCTCAGCCATTGGTAGTGACAGCTGCGAGAGATGCCTTTCTGACGAAACGGGTAGGGGACATACTTTTGTTGATGGGAGTTGTGACACTTGCTTCCTTCGCTGGTAGTCTTAACTTCTCCGACTTGAATGAATGGGCGCAGACAGCTCAACTATCACCTTTAACATCAACGCTACTAGGAATAGCTTTAATTGCCGCACCAGCCGGGAAGTGCGCTCAATTTCCTTTGCATTTGTGGTTAGACGAGGCGATGGAAGGTCCAAACCCCGCTTCCGTGCTGCGAAACTCGATGGTGGTATCGGGTGGGGCATATTTGTTGTTTAAATTGCAGCCCGTATTAGCGCTGTCGCCTGTAGCATCAGAAGCCTTAGTCATTCTCGGCACGGTGACGGCAATAGGAGCATCGTTAGTTTCGATCGCCCAAATTGATATTAAACGGGCGCTGTCCCATTCCACTAGCGCCTACATGGGACTGGTATTTTTATCGGTAGGTTTGCAACAGGGTGGCGTAGCACTGATGTTGCTATTTACCCACGCGATCGCCAAGGCATTACTATTTATGAGTGCAGGCTCGATCATTGCCACCACGCACACCCAAGATTTAACGGAAATGGGAGGTTTGTGGTCGCGGATGCCTGCGACGACAACGGCTTTTGTCGTCGGTGCAGCCGGACTGGTGACGCTCATTCCCTTGGGTAGCTTCTGGGCAATGGTGCAGTGGGCAAACGGCTTTTGGATAGTTAGCCCTTGGGTTGTCGGCGTGTTGCTCGTAGTGAATGGTTTAACGACACTCAATCTCACTCGCGTCTTCCGACTCGTTTTCTGGGGCGATCCGCAGCCAAAAACTCGCCGCGCTCCAGAGGTCATGTGGCACATGGCTTTACCTATGGTGTCGCTGACAATAGTAACTCTGCTAGTTCCGTTGATGTTACAGCAGTGGGGATTATTACCGAGTTGGGAAAACATCAACTGGCAAGCAGTCACTCTCTTAATGGCATCAAGTGGATTAGGACTAGCAATCGGCTCGACAATATACCTACATAAAGCTTGGTCGCGACCCGTGCAATTGCAATGGCGATTTTTGCAAGACTTGTTGGGCTACGATTTCTATGTAGATGAGGTTTACAAAGTTACAGTAGTTTTGGCAGTGAATTCGATCTCCAAGATTTCCGCTTGGATCGATCGCTACGTCTTAGATGGCTTAGTAAATCTAGTTGGCATTGTCACCATCTTTAGCGGTCAGAGCTTGAAGTACACTATCTCCGGTCAATCGCAAGCTTATATGCTAACCATCCTCCTCGGAGTCGGTCTGCTCGGCTTAATTATCAGCTGGTCTTTAGGATACATTTTTCAGTGA
- a CDS encoding carbon dioxide-concentrating mechanism protein CcmK has protein sequence MPIAVGMIETKGFPAVVEAADAMVKAARVTLVGYEKIGSARVTVIVRGDVSEVQASVSAGIEAAKRVNGGEVLSTHIIARPHENLEYVLPIRYTEAVEQFRT, from the coding sequence ATGCCGATCGCGGTTGGAATGATTGAGACTAAGGGCTTTCCCGCAGTTGTGGAAGCAGCAGATGCGATGGTAAAAGCTGCCCGTGTCACTCTAGTGGGTTACGAGAAAATTGGTAGCGCTCGCGTCACGGTGATCGTGCGGGGCGACGTTTCAGAAGTACAAGCTTCGGTTTCCGCTGGTATTGAAGCAGCTAAACGAGTCAATGGTGGTGAAGTTCTCTCCACCCACATCATTGCCCGTCCCCACGAAAACCTCGAATACGTACTGCCAATTCGCTATACCGAGGCTGTAGAACAGTTCCGCACTTAG
- a CDS encoding NADH-quinone oxidoreductase subunit M — MLSAFICLPVLGAVLIWVLPSGEMRSRYIALAVTAATFIWSIVLGFRFDPGDGAFQFQEALPWIDALGLSYRLGVDGLSFPLLVLNGLLTCVALYSTNNQVARSRFYYSLILLLNTGVAGAFLSQDLLLFFLFYELELIPLYLLIAIWGGARRGYAATKFLIYTAISGILILAAFLGLVLLSGTGSFAYEPLRTAALSLPLTAQFILLGAIVVGFGIKIPLVPFHTWLPDAHVEASTPVSVLLAGVLLKLGTYGLLRFGMDLLPEAWAAFAPWLATWAVVSVLYGASCAIAQTDMKKMVAYSSIGHMGYVLLAAAAATPLSILATVLQMISHGLISALLFLLVGVVYEKAGSRDTQVLRGLLNPERGLPVIGSLMILGVMASAGIPGMVGFVAEFLVFRGSFPVFPTQTLLSMVGTGLTAVYFLLLVNRAFFGRLSPQVENLPKVYWSDRIPAIALAILIVVLGIQPSWMARWSERTTTAMVNNVEAIAHLAVKNPRS, encoded by the coding sequence ATGCTCAGTGCTTTCATTTGCTTACCAGTTTTAGGCGCGGTGCTAATCTGGGTTTTGCCTTCAGGTGAGATGCGATCGCGCTATATTGCTTTAGCAGTTACTGCTGCTACATTTATTTGGAGTATTGTTCTCGGGTTTCGATTCGATCCTGGGGATGGTGCTTTTCAGTTTCAAGAAGCACTACCTTGGATAGATGCTTTGGGTTTGAGCTATCGCTTAGGCGTGGATGGGTTATCTTTCCCATTATTGGTGTTGAATGGCTTACTCACTTGCGTTGCACTTTACAGCACCAATAACCAAGTGGCGCGATCGCGATTCTACTATTCTCTCATTCTGCTACTCAATACGGGTGTTGCTGGAGCTTTCCTATCTCAGGATCTCTTGCTATTCTTTCTGTTCTACGAACTGGAACTGATTCCCCTATATTTGTTAATTGCGATTTGGGGTGGCGCAAGGCGCGGCTATGCAGCAACGAAGTTTCTAATTTATACGGCAATTTCAGGCATTCTGATTTTAGCTGCCTTTTTGGGTCTAGTTTTATTAAGCGGTACGGGTTCTTTTGCTTACGAACCCTTACGCACGGCTGCTTTGAGTTTACCGCTGACAGCGCAGTTTATTTTACTAGGGGCAATTGTTGTAGGTTTCGGGATTAAAATCCCTCTGGTTCCTTTCCATACTTGGCTACCAGATGCTCACGTCGAGGCTTCTACACCCGTTTCCGTGCTACTGGCAGGGGTATTGTTGAAATTGGGAACTTATGGTTTGTTGCGCTTTGGCATGGACTTGTTACCGGAGGCTTGGGCAGCATTCGCCCCTTGGCTGGCAACTTGGGCAGTGGTCAGCGTGCTGTATGGGGCTTCCTGCGCGATCGCCCAAACTGATATGAAAAAGATGGTAGCCTATAGCTCTATCGGTCACATGGGTTACGTGTTACTGGCAGCGGCGGCGGCGACACCTTTGAGTATTTTGGCGACAGTATTGCAAATGATCAGTCATGGTTTAATTTCAGCACTACTGTTTCTACTAGTGGGAGTCGTTTACGAAAAAGCGGGGAGTCGGGATACTCAAGTGTTAAGGGGATTACTCAACCCCGAACGAGGTTTACCTGTCATTGGCAGCTTGATGATTTTGGGCGTGATGGCAAGCGCTGGAATTCCTGGTATGGTGGGGTTTGTGGCAGAGTTTCTCGTTTTTCGCGGCAGTTTTCCCGTCTTTCCTACCCAAACTCTCCTCAGTATGGTAGGGACTGGTTTGACTGCGGTATATTTCTTACTCTTGGTAAACCGCGCCTTTTTCGGACGGCTATCGCCCCAGGTTGAGAATTTACCTAAAGTTTACTGGTCGGATCGTATTCCCGCGATCGCTTTAGCAATACTAATTGTAGTGTTGGGGATTCAACCGAGTTGGATGGCGCGGTGGAGCGAACGGACAACTACGGCAATGGTAAATAATGTAGAGGCGATCGCGCATCTAGCGGTTAAGAATCCGCGATCGTAG